From Camelina sativa cultivar DH55 chromosome 20, Cs, whole genome shotgun sequence, the proteins below share one genomic window:
- the LOC104736818 gene encoding membrane-associated protein VIPP1, chloroplastic produces MALKASPVAGLFPPLRPTASSSPSTSNRPCSLRVLPLRPSFFGGGLRANELRLACADRLKCNSHGATMNLFERFSRVVKSYANALISSFEDPEKILEQTVIEMNSDLTKMRQATAQVLASQKQLQNKYKAAQQSSDDWYKRAQLALAKGDEDLAREALKRRKSFADNASALKTQLDQQKGVVDNLVSNTRLLESKIQEAKAKKDTLLARARTAKTATKVQEMIGTVNTSGALSAFEKMEEKVMAMESEADALTQIGTDELEGKFQMLETSSVDDDLANLKKELSGSSKKGELPAGRSTVSASTRYPFKDSEIENELNELRRKANDF; encoded by the exons ATGGCTCTCAAAGCTTCACCAGTTGCCGGATTATTCCCTCCTCTCCGTCCtactgcttcttcttccccttcaacTTCTAATCGCCCTTGTTCCCTCAGGGTTTTACCCCTCAGACCATCCTTCTTCG GTGGAGGGCTGAGAGCGAACGAGCTGAGATTAGCTTGTGCAGATAGACTCAAGTGCAACAGTCATGGTGCTACGATGAATCTTTTTGAACGATTTTCCAGAGTGGTCAAG TCATATGCAAATGCACTCATTAGCTCCTTCGAAGACCCGGAGAAAATCCTGGAGCAAACTGTCATTGAAATGAATAGTGATTTGACTAAGATGCGTCAAGCCACTGCACAG GTTTTAGCATCACAAAAGCAGTTGCAGAACAAATATAAAGCTGCACAGCAATCTTCTGATGATTG GTACAAAAGGGCACAACTTGCTCTTGCAAAAGGAGATGAGGATCTTGCACGTGAAGCCCTTAAACGTCGAAAGTCTTTTGCT GACAACGCTAGTGCTCTGAAAACTCAACTAGATCAACAGAAAGGTGTTGTCGACAATCTTGTTTCGAATACAAGG CTCTTGGAGAGCAAGATACAAGAggcaaaagcaaagaaagataCGCTCCTTGCACGTGCTCGAACTGCCAA GACTGCAACGAAAGTGCAAGAGATGATAGGGACAGTAAATACAAGCGGTGCTCTTTCAGCTTTTGAAAAAATGGAGGAGAAAG TGATGGCTATGGAGTCTGAAGCAGATGCACTTACTCAGATTGGAACTGATGAACTCGAGGGGAAG TTTCAAATGCTTGAGACTTCATCTGTGGATGATGATCTCGCAAACTTGAAGAAAGAGTTGTCCGGAAGCTCAAAG AAAGGAGAGCTCCCTGCAGGGAGAAGCACCGTCTCAGCTAGCACAAGATACCCTTTCAAGGACTCGGAGATCGAGAATGAGTTAAACGAACTACGAAGGAAAGCTAACGACTTTTAG